Proteins co-encoded in one Brassica oleracea var. oleracea cultivar TO1000 chromosome C4, BOL, whole genome shotgun sequence genomic window:
- the LOC106337135 gene encoding mediator-associated protein 1-like has translation MTKKKPNPLEDPPKASSSDDNEVEALSGDDEEEQISNDSSSDDLMNPVAIPSAKNSKSEKLNAVTKPKGGSLAVKKRPIETTSVSAKRAKIAEEAKKPSSFQRLWSEEDEVSMLQGMIDFKADTGKSPYEDMDRFYEITSKSISFEASKIQFVDKIRSLKRKYMGKVKHGAESLTKNHDIDCLKLANYIWGSHGMALNSNVKKLGKEEEVVALESAAKSSGTPKKTKKKPVSVEANGDKVEEDREALVSGDNGGEDRQVLAGGEKVAQDGEVLAGGEKNKEVLINGGGASKSHGVRASDWFEDSFLVGSIAGLGVSERFVKEKWSMVTVETKKRMEEKWKLLQAKEMELVLHKTDFMREIGSVIAEAS, from the coding sequence ATGACGAAGAAGAAGCCCAACCCTTTGGAAGATCCACCGAAAGCATCTTCAAGCGACGACAATGAAGTCGAGGCGTTGTCCGGAGACGATGAAGAAGAACAGATCTCCAACGATTCTTCGTCTGACGATCTCATGAATCCAGTCGCCATTCCGTCCGCGAAGAACTCCAAATCTGAGAAGCTGAACGCCGTCACCAAACCCAAGGGTGGCTCGCTGGCAGTGAAGAAGCGGCCGATCGAAACGACCTCCGTTAGTGCAAAACGGGCCAAAATTGCAGAGGAGGCGAAGAAACCGTCGTCGTTTCAGAGGCTGTGGAGCGAAGAAGATGAGGTCTCTATGCTTCAAGGTATGATCGATTTCAAAGCTGATACGGGGAAGAGTCCGTACGAAGACATGGATAGGTTTTACGAAATCACCAGTAAGTCGATTAGCTTCGAGGCTAGTAAAATCCAGTTCGTTGATAAGATTAGGTCTTTGAAGAGGAAGTATATGGGGAAAGTCAAGCACGGTGCTGAGTCCTTGACTAAAAATCATGATATTGATTGTTTGAAATTGGCCAACTATATTTGGGGATCTCATGGAATGGCTCTCAATTCTAATGTGAAGAAGCTTGGTAAAGAAGAAGAAGTTGTGGCTCTTGAATCTGCCGCTAAGTCCAGTGGAACACCAAAAAAGACTAAGAAGAAGCCTGTTTCTGTGGAAGCTAATGGTGACAAAGTAGAAGAAGATAGGGAGGCGTTGGTTAGTGGTGACAATGGAGGAGAAGATAGGCAAGTGTTGGCTGGTGGTGAAAAGGTAGCACAAGATGGGGAGGTGTTGGCTGGTGGTGAAAAGAATAAGGAAGTGTTGATTAATGGAGGAGGAGCTTCCAAGTCTCATGGTGTGAGAGCATCTGACTGGTTTGAAGACTCGTTTCTTGTAGGATCTATTGCGGGTTTAGGTGTGAGTGAAAGGTTCGTGAAAGAGAAATGGAGCATGGTGACAGTGGAGACAAAGAAGAGAATGGAAGAGAAGTGGAAGTTATTGCAGGCCAAAGA
- the LOC106341250 gene encoding late embryogenesis abundant protein 2-like: protein MSQQSFNAGQTRGHAQEKAEQWTESAKQTAQSACDKTADVALSARDKTANLTQSTQSKSADASHSTRESAQHGQEQTAGFLGQTGESVKNMAQGAFDGVKNSLGMNEKK, encoded by the exons ATGTCTCAACAATCATTCAATGCTGGACAAACCAGAGGCCATGCTCAA GAGAAGGCAGAGCAGTGGACTGAGTCCGCCAAGCAGACTGCACAGTCAGCATGTGACAAGACCGCAGATGTAGCGCTATCAGCACGTGACAAGACTGCCAATTTGACACAATCAACACAAAGCAAGTCTGCAGATGCATCTCATTCTACCCGAGAATCTGCTCAGCATGGCCAGGAACAAACCGCTGGTTTTCTCGGTCAG ACCGGTGAATCTGTGAAGAACATGGCTCAGGGTGCTTTCGATGGTGTTAAGAATAGCCTTGGCATGAACGAGAAGAAATGA